In the Nicotiana tabacum cultivar K326 chromosome 16, ASM71507v2, whole genome shotgun sequence genome, one interval contains:
- the LOC142170257 gene encoding uncharacterized protein LOC142170257 — translation MAPPNTTSASTTSSTPAIASDLTSVEPSHLLYLYPTDNPGIVIVVDRFNGMGYGSWRRGMLIGLSCKNKLGIINGIITKPNSTSPLFEAWCRCNDMVIAWILNSLEAEIRESVMYTESASKLWKDIEKRYGRPNDSKVYQIRKALSSISQGNPNIAGYFSRIKKLWDKLAYSITYPDCVCGCKEAFQKLEEDQKLHQFLMGLNDTYTMIRRNILAMKPLPDIDTAYSMLLNDESQCEAQFVPPSFSSESASFFTGVQKPLVGSSTTGVHKSYPQKVNFDSKRATVVCKYCKKPGHNILSSDNCCEQSDSKIHGFTKEQYEHLLSLFQQSKISPDTTISAFANFAGSLRLTTNLLLHNVLLVPSFQYNLISLHQLLLQLSCKALFSAYDCILHGLSLKRPLVLGKISNGLYLFQPESFPSILSSVSTHLPVMLFLPILLSKKTVSNCVHSLDSAFDFDMAWHLRLGHMPFHKMKSIAHIKDKLSKKQHFISDVCSKDFLLLIALLKSMLFFNLFMWIYGNQFHSSIQTLRSDNAFELGSSTEVVSFFSAQGILHQTSCPHTPQQNGVVERKHKHLLETARSLLFQSKLPDAMVKEFQVLEANNTWTIVSLPPGKKAISSKWVYKIKQRADGSVKRYKARLVIRGDTQQEGVDFIETFSPVVELTTIKYEEVYMKIPLSLQVLSSDSSVPLVCKLNKSLYGLRQASRGYTPSKNDYSMFTKLSVTSITIVVVYVDDNLLTGDDLSEIIALKSFLDAQFRIKDLGEAHYFLGLQIIKHPHGLLVTQHKFLLDLLSEFNCLHVSPVSSPLDVHSKLSADSGELLPEPSAYRRLIGKLNFLQHTRPDIFFSVQHLSQFMSQPRVPHFDAALHVLRYLVSTSQLGLLFNNSSTFNLVGFCDSDWASCSTSRRSVSGYLLLLGAFLSPLASGLIALHAISSATQLADVFTKVPVFSLVELVPNTFSNCFDFDL, via the exons ATGGCACCACCGAATACCACGTCTGCTTCTACTACTTCTTCCACTCCTGCTATAGCTTCCGATTTGACCTCTGTTGAACCCTCACATCTGTTGTACCTTTATCCCACCGATAACCCTGGGATAGTTATTGTGGTTGATAGATTTAACGGGATGGGATATGGCAGCTGGAGAAGGGGAATGTTGATTGGTTTGTCCTGCAAAAATAAGCTAGGGATAATCAATGGGATTATCACTAAGCCTAATTCAACTTCGCCATTGTTTGAAGCTTGGTGTCGTTGTAACGATATGGTAATTGCTTGGATTTTGAACAGTTTGGAAGCTGAGATCAGGGAGAGTGTTATGTATACAGAATCGGCTTCCAAATTGTGGAAGGATATAGAGAAGCGATATGGGCGGCCCAATGACTCTAAAGTTTATCAGATACGCAAGGCTTTGTCTTCAATTTCTCAAGGAAATCCTAACATTGCTGGTTACTTTTCTAGGATTAAGAAGCTATGGGATAAATTAGCATATTCAATCACTTATCCTGATTGTGTGTGTGGATGCAAGGAGGCTTTCCAGAAACTAGAGGAGGATCAAAAACTTCATCAGTTTCTAATGGGTCTTAACGACACATATACCATGATTAGGAGGAATATTCTGGCAATGAAACCTTTGCCCGATATTGACACTGCATATTCCATGTTGTTAAATGATGAGAGTCAGTGTGAGGCTCAGTTTGTACCTCCTTCCTTCTCTTCTGAATCTGCTTCATTCTTCACTGGAGTTCAGAAACCTTTAGTTGGTTCCTCTACTACTGGTGTGCATAAGTCATATCCTCAAAAAGTCAATTTCGATTCTAAAAGAGCTACTGTGGTGTGCAAATACTGCAAGAAACCAGGGCATA ATATTCTCTCCTCTGATAATTGCTGTGAACAATCTGATTCCAAAATCCATGGTTTCACAAAGGAGCAGTACGAACATTTGCTGAGCTTGTTCCAACAATCTAAGATCTCTCCAGACACCACTATTTCTGCATTTGCCAATTTTGCAG GTTCTCTTCGTTTGACAACTAACCTACTATTGCATAATGTTCTACTTGTACCTTCCTTTCAGTACAATTTGATATCATTGCATCAGCTTTTGTTACAACTAAGTTGTAAAGCTCTTTTTTCTGCTTATGATTGTATCTTACATGGCCTTTCACTGAAGAGGCCACTGGTTCTTGGTAAAATCTCCAATGGGTTGTATCTCTTCCAGCCTGAGTCTTTCCCTTCAATATTATCTTCTGTTTCTACTCATCTACCAGTGATGTTGTTTCTGCCAATTCTGCTT TCAAAAAAAACTGTTTCCAATTGTGTACATTCTCTTGATTCTGCTTTTGATTTTGATATGGCTTGGCATTTGAGGCTTGGTCACATGCCTTTTCATAAAATGAAGTCAATTGCTCACATTAAGGATAAACTTTCCAAGAAACAACATTTTATCTCTGATGTTTGCAGCAAAGACTTTCTTCTCTTGATAGCTCTATTAAAGTCAATGCTCTTTTTCAACTTGTTCATGTGGATTTATGGG AACCAATTTCACTCCTCCATTCAAACACTTAGATCTGATAATGCTTTTGAACTAGGTTCAAGTACTGAAGTTGTTTCATTCTTTTCAGCACAAGGCATTCTCCACCAGACTTCTTGTCCACATACTCCTCAGCAGAATGGGGTTGTGGAGAGGAAACATAAACACTTGCTAGAAACTGCTAGATCTCTTCTTTTTCAGTCTAAACTACCA GATGCCATGGTAAAAGAATTTCAGGTCTTAGAGGCCAATAACACATGGACCATTGTTTCTTTACCTCCTGGTAAGAAGGCAATTTCTTCCAAATGGGTCTACAAAATTAAACAGAGGGCAGATGGGAGTGTGAAAAGATACAAAGCTAGGCTAGTTATAAGGGGGGACACTCAACAAGAGGGGGTGGATTTCATTGAAACATTTTCTCCTGTTGTTGAACTTACCACCATTAAAT ATGAAGAGGTGTACATGAAAATTCCTCTTAGCTTGCAAGTTCTTTCTAGTGACTCTTCTGTGCCTTTAGTTTGCAAACTCAATAAATCTCTTTATGGCCTTAGACAGGCATCAAG GGGTTATACTCCTAGTAAAAATGATTATTCCATGTTCACTAAGTTGTCAGTTACTTCTATTACTATTGTTGTCGTTTATGTGGATGACAATCTTCTAACTGGTGATGATTTGAGTGAAATCATTGCTTTGAAGTCTTTTTTGGATGCTCAGTTCCGAATTAAGGATTTGGGTGAAGCACATTATTTTTTGGGTCTTCAGATCATTAAACATCCTCATGGTCTACTTGTCACCCAACATAAGTTTCTGTTGGACTTACTTTCAGAGTTCAATTGTCTACATGTTAGTCCAGTGAGTTCTCCTTTGGATGTTCACTCCAAGTTGTCTGCTGATTCTGGTGAGCTTCTTCCTGAGCCTTCTGCATATAGGAGGTTAATTGGTAAGCTTAATTTCCTTCAACACACTAGGCCCGATATTTTTTTTAGCGTTCAACATCTCAGCCAATTCATGTCACAGCCTAGGGTTCCTCATTTTGATGCTGCACTGCATGTGTTGAGATACTTAGTGAGCACTTCTCAATTGGGTTTGCTCTTTAATAATTCCTCTACTTTTAATTTGGTTGGGTTTTGTGATTCTGATTGGGCAAGTTGTTCCACATCCCGGAGGTCTGTTAGTGGCTATCTACTGTTATTAGGGGCTTTCCTATCTCCT CTTGCTTCAGGACTTATTGCTTTGCATGCTATTTCTTCTGCTACTCAATTAGCTGATGTTTTCACTAAG GTTCCAGTCTTCTCTCTTGTAGAGCTTGTTCCAAATACTTTCTCAAATTGCTTTGATTTTGATTTGTAA